In Candidatus Cloacimonadota bacterium, a genomic segment contains:
- the porU gene encoding type IX secretion system sortase PorU, with protein MAKPIFITNSQSSNLSINFTLGKYSLHNSDQFSFIDAKHLSFTDISGEARIPLYSFLVGIPQEGQLKYKIENQRYVQKHLQYPLAPCPKYIESDTDETHRAVFEINPKIYRKSLNTKLITLSDPFIWRNQRVVRVTICPFQIENQMVTVTENFDINFDITGNTFYRKEFADKYFRSVYENSIINFDVAKYWSVPQTRPQPENPFEIADRWFKIPISQDGIYKITKSELSEIGIDVSNLNPESIKIFNGSGRSLDRDAPTDIPTFEEIPVFINDNGSDFSIYFYARDTDGFEMNQEYGQYFNPYTPDNIYWLTYNTVLLRKNKNHKPHFPSGFSKREEINTFAFKNHLEEEKTRIANKKPYELIKWVWSNCGDVVNFSKEFNINVENLDSEYDQKISVNLVSSSYGSNDDLAVYLNNQLVGTSNVYNGTHIFSGDIFENGTNQLRIEIHPPAGIARLGLNYIEIEYQKYLKLLDNNLKFSPPEDSTTYTYHIRNVDNDNLQLLKINNFYDIEKISEYDYNSSTKVLTFSDYAENTDIQYLIAEEDGFITTDGIVEKFKPSVYLSSWNNENGIVSEFEENSWLRDSNTLQNIDYIIISPNSDDFFEKLKDIATMHSQHDSMRVLLVKLDDIYDEFSWGLPDVVAIQLFLKYAKNYYSQDPAHIVSYALLGGDGTNDYRNYESITGDKNKIPPFLKGETYTSASDDYFGMFTQNTHPEMMIGRLPCQTYRELETVVNKTTNYVMNPNYGFWRSNVILNPDDFLKEGDLWDEPIHTRTLEESCAVYIREYVNLIKLYSCDYPFDESLNKPEVTKDIIKYINNGASIYFYAGHGAYYVLGDEDYFRASRDIPKLTNIDKLTFFIASSCSVGEFDPNCFQSMAELVVSSQNGGAVASVAATRGTNHGFCRKVVKFLSLHASTNATIGQGVLIAKSGSVVSRNHPLYVLFGDPAIQLAIPPISGQITIPENFPDSIKTRQTAQCIGNIADNTDYDETFSVVFDSDYMKYIVNTNLDNNPDTLTSGDTLSFRVKGKPVFKGPVSVTQDISNLNFIVPDDALRGEWGRILSYSANASENDDIMLNYQKRFEPENHNLKINGFASAENDGPPLISCKLDKDDFQDGDFVSSSPIIYANISDSNGINITNSPGHRILYQLDDQSEVNITDYFVYDKDSYSAGKLEYKMENIGVGSHTLQIKAFDNFNKFANTEINFQVQNPDDITAKNVLNYPNPMQNYTYFTFYLDDNVDIDISIFTISGKLIKKIKNQTGVIGYNQIYWDGKDGDGDIPANGLYFYKFSINSKKQTKIFKLFIHH; from the coding sequence GTGGCTAAACCAATTTTTATAACAAATTCCCAATCTTCAAACCTATCCATTAATTTCACCCTTGGAAAATATAGCCTCCACAATTCCGATCAATTTTCCTTCATCGATGCCAAACATCTAAGTTTTACCGATATTTCAGGAGAAGCAAGAATTCCTCTATATTCTTTTCTCGTTGGAATTCCGCAAGAGGGTCAACTTAAATATAAAATTGAAAATCAAAGATATGTACAAAAGCATTTACAATATCCTCTCGCTCCCTGCCCCAAATACATAGAATCTGACACAGACGAAACCCACCGAGCAGTTTTTGAGATCAATCCGAAAATTTACCGCAAATCTCTCAATACAAAATTGATTACCTTGTCAGACCCTTTCATATGGAGGAATCAGCGAGTTGTTCGAGTTACAATATGTCCTTTTCAAATTGAAAATCAAATGGTTACAGTAACTGAAAATTTTGATATTAATTTCGATATTACGGGAAACACTTTTTACAGAAAAGAATTTGCAGATAAATATTTTCGGAGCGTTTACGAAAATTCCATAATAAACTTTGACGTAGCAAAATATTGGAGTGTGCCTCAAACCAGACCTCAACCGGAAAATCCATTTGAAATTGCTGATAGATGGTTTAAAATCCCTATTTCACAAGATGGGATTTACAAAATTACCAAATCAGAGCTGTCTGAAATTGGGATTGATGTATCAAACCTTAATCCAGAATCCATAAAAATCTTTAATGGCAGCGGACGCTCATTAGATAGAGATGCTCCAACTGATATTCCGACTTTTGAAGAAATTCCGGTTTTTATTAATGATAATGGTTCTGATTTTTCCATTTATTTTTATGCCAGAGATACAGATGGTTTTGAAATGAATCAGGAATATGGGCAATATTTCAATCCATATACACCCGATAATATTTATTGGTTAACTTACAATACCGTTCTTCTAAGAAAAAACAAAAATCACAAACCCCATTTTCCATCCGGATTTTCAAAACGAGAAGAAATAAATACTTTCGCCTTTAAAAATCACTTGGAAGAAGAGAAAACCAGAATTGCCAATAAAAAACCGTATGAATTGATAAAGTGGGTATGGTCAAATTGCGGAGACGTGGTGAATTTCTCTAAAGAATTCAATATTAATGTTGAGAATTTGGATTCGGAATACGATCAAAAAATTTCCGTTAATCTTGTTTCAAGTTCGTACGGTAGCAATGATGATTTGGCTGTATATCTGAACAATCAACTTGTTGGCACATCCAATGTTTACAATGGCACCCACATTTTCAGCGGAGACATTTTTGAAAACGGGACAAATCAATTGAGGATAGAAATTCATCCTCCTGCGGGTATCGCTCGTCTTGGCTTGAATTATATCGAAATTGAATATCAAAAATATCTTAAGTTGCTGGACAATAACTTAAAATTTTCTCCTCCTGAAGATAGTACAACTTATACTTATCACATCCGGAATGTTGATAATGATAATTTGCAATTATTAAAAATTAATAATTTTTACGATATAGAAAAAATTTCTGAGTACGATTACAACTCGTCAACTAAAGTTTTAACATTTTCTGATTATGCCGAAAATACCGATATTCAATATTTAATTGCTGAAGAAGACGGATTTATTACAACCGATGGGATCGTGGAAAAATTCAAACCGTCTGTGTATCTTTCATCCTGGAATAATGAGAATGGAATTGTTTCGGAGTTTGAAGAAAACAGTTGGTTGCGGGATTCAAATACTTTGCAGAATATTGATTATATTATCATCTCCCCAAATTCCGACGATTTTTTTGAAAAACTAAAAGATATTGCCACAATGCACAGTCAGCACGATTCTATGCGAGTCCTTTTGGTTAAATTAGACGATATTTATGATGAATTTTCATGGGGATTGCCGGATGTAGTTGCCATCCAATTGTTTTTGAAATACGCTAAGAATTACTATTCCCAGGATCCGGCACACATTGTTAGTTATGCTCTTCTCGGTGGTGACGGGACGAATGATTATCGCAACTATGAATCTATTACAGGTGATAAAAACAAAATACCACCGTTTTTAAAGGGTGAAACGTACACGAGCGCTTCCGATGATTATTTTGGAATGTTTACCCAAAACACACATCCGGAAATGATGATCGGCAGGCTTCCGTGCCAAACCTATCGGGAACTCGAAACTGTTGTGAATAAAACAACAAATTATGTAATGAATCCAAACTATGGTTTTTGGCGAAGCAATGTCATCCTAAATCCTGATGATTTTCTAAAAGAAGGGGATCTCTGGGATGAACCGATACATACCCGTACTCTTGAAGAAAGTTGTGCGGTTTATATTCGAGAATATGTTAACTTGATAAAATTGTATTCGTGCGATTATCCCTTTGACGAATCCTTAAATAAACCGGAAGTAACCAAAGATATAATAAAATACATCAACAACGGAGCTTCCATATATTTTTATGCGGGTCATGGAGCATATTATGTGCTTGGAGATGAAGATTATTTCCGGGCATCACGAGACATTCCAAAATTAACAAACATTGATAAATTAACTTTCTTTATCGCTTCTTCATGTAGTGTGGGTGAATTTGATCCGAACTGCTTTCAATCAATGGCTGAATTGGTGGTTAGTTCCCAAAATGGCGGTGCAGTAGCCTCTGTGGCTGCAACGAGAGGAACCAATCATGGTTTTTGCCGTAAAGTTGTCAAATTTCTTTCCTTACATGCAAGCACCAATGCCACCATCGGGCAAGGGGTACTAATTGCAAAATCAGGCTCAGTCGTTTCCCGCAATCATCCCCTATATGTTTTATTCGGAGATCCAGCAATTCAACTTGCAATTCCTCCGATTTCCGGTCAAATAACAATTCCCGAAAATTTTCCTGATTCTATCAAAACTCGTCAGACTGCTCAGTGTATTGGAAATATTGCTGATAATACTGATTATGATGAAACTTTTTCTGTTGTCTTTGATAGTGATTATATGAAATATATTGTAAATACTAATTTGGATAATAATCCCGACACTCTTACAAGTGGGGACACACTGTCATTTCGAGTTAAAGGAAAACCGGTTTTTAAAGGACCGGTTTCTGTTACACAAGACATTAGCAATCTAAATTTTATCGTTCCGGACGATGCTCTGAGGGGCGAATGGGGACGCATTCTTTCATATTCGGCAAACGCCTCTGAAAATGACGATATAATGCTTAATTATCAGAAACGTTTTGAACCCGAAAATCATAACCTAAAAATAAACGGTTTTGCCAGTGCGGAAAATGATGGACCTCCCCTTATTTCATGTAAATTAGATAAAGATGATTTTCAGGACGGTGATTTTGTTTCCTCTTCACCAATAATTTATGCTAATATCTCGGACAGCAATGGAATAAACATTACAAATTCGCCCGGGCACAGAATTCTTTACCAATTAGACGATCAATCGGAAGTAAATATCACGGATTACTTTGTCTATGATAAAGATTCCTATTCAGCAGGAAAACTTGAATACAAGATGGAGAATATCGGGGTTGGTTCTCACACACTCCAAATAAAAGCCTTTGACAATTTTAATAAATTTGCAAACACTGAGATAAATTTCCAAGTCCAAAACCCCGATGATATTACTGCAAAAAACGTATTGAATTATCCGAACCCAATGCAAAATTATACTTATTTCACCTTCTATTTAGATGACAACGTGGACATAGATATTTCAATTTTTACGATCAGTGGAAAACTTATAAAAAAAATCAAAAACCAAACCGGGGTAATAGGTTATAACCAAATTTATTGGGACGGTAAAGATGGGGATGGGGATATCCCGGCAAATGGACTTTATTTCTATAAATTCTCAATAAATTCAAAAAAGCAAACTAAAATTTTCAAACTTTTTATTCATCACTAA
- a CDS encoding CDP-alcohol phosphatidyltransferase family protein, translating to MYSKNSEYEKINYDSDDILTLPNILTFIRLIILPFILIYFTKGHNWVAFWLLILAGITDIADGYLARRMNQTTPFGRILDPVVDKIFFLMIIVFLMFYSDFPLWAFISIIFLEFLILLGSYILMKNYRLVPSSNIFGKIAVTFLSLAVYMYILNIGFFNQTIFANISLQYLTLIIGILLLFNATVIYAKSVVDVIKKIKNQEK from the coding sequence ATGTATTCAAAAAATTCAGAATATGAAAAGATCAATTATGATTCGGATGATATTTTAACCCTTCCAAATATTTTAACTTTTATCCGCCTAATTATTTTACCATTCATTTTAATTTATTTTACCAAAGGACATAATTGGGTTGCTTTTTGGTTATTAATATTAGCCGGCATTACAGATATCGCTGATGGCTACTTAGCAAGAAGAATGAATCAAACTACACCTTTCGGAAGAATATTAGATCCGGTTGTAGATAAAATTTTTTTCCTTATGATAATCGTCTTCCTTATGTTTTATTCCGATTTCCCTTTATGGGCATTTATAAGTATAATCTTTCTGGAATTTCTCATCTTACTTGGTAGTTATATTTTAATGAAAAATTACCGACTCGTGCCAAGTTCTAATATTTTTGGGAAAATTGCCGTAACATTTCTGAGCCTTGCCGTGTATATGTATATTTTGAATATTGGATTCTTCAATCAGACAATTTTCGCAAATATTTCTTTGCAATACTTGACATTGATAATCGGGATTCTGCTTTTGTTCAATGCAACGGTGATTTATGCAAAATCCGTAGTTGACGTTATTAAGAAAATAAAAAATCAGGAGAAATAA
- a CDS encoding carbohydrate ABC transporter permease has translation MFKKILGKSFSYSMLIVCGLVMVTPFLWMVTTSVKSQSEINKGSSGFIPLETVSYVERENGDKEYIEIIVDEGELSVVNIYDKTRKNFRESFVKVPTAKIHTKRQLKFHFNNFAQAFNKVPFGRYFLNTIFVSFCVVLGVLLTSSLAAYAFARMRFKGRDFIFYLFISMMMVPQPIYLIPSYYLLTKIGWVNTYWALIIPWVTNIFSIFLLRQQFKTVPQDLFDAATIDGCSRFGILWRIILPISKPILATTAIFAFIGSWNSFMWPLVMTSSDKIRVLQVGLSYFAQESSSSTALLMSASAFSIAPLLILFLFAQKQIISSFVSSGLKG, from the coding sequence ATGTTCAAAAAAATTTTAGGAAAATCTTTTTCCTATTCGATGTTAATCGTCTGCGGTTTAGTCATGGTTACTCCATTTCTCTGGATGGTAACAACCTCAGTGAAGTCGCAATCAGAAATAAATAAAGGGAGCTCGGGTTTTATTCCTCTGGAAACAGTATCTTATGTCGAGAGGGAAAATGGTGATAAGGAATATATAGAAATTATTGTTGACGAGGGAGAGCTATCAGTCGTAAATATTTATGACAAAACTAGAAAAAATTTTCGAGAATCGTTTGTAAAGGTTCCCACTGCAAAAATCCACACCAAGCGACAATTGAAATTCCATTTTAATAATTTTGCCCAGGCTTTTAATAAAGTCCCATTCGGGAGATATTTTCTTAATACAATTTTCGTTTCTTTCTGTGTGGTTCTCGGAGTTCTACTAACTTCCTCTTTGGCTGCTTATGCCTTTGCCAGGATGAGATTTAAGGGCCGAGATTTCATCTTCTACCTTTTTATCAGCATGATGATGGTTCCGCAACCAATTTATTTGATACCTTCATATTATTTATTAACGAAAATCGGATGGGTAAATACTTACTGGGCTCTGATAATTCCGTGGGTTACGAATATTTTCAGCATTTTTCTACTTCGGCAACAGTTTAAAACTGTTCCCCAAGATCTCTTTGATGCTGCCACGATTGACGGGTGTTCCAGATTTGGAATTCTCTGGCGAATTATCCTGCCAATTTCCAAACCCATTTTAGCCACTACCGCAATTTTTGCTTTCATTGGGAGTTGGAACAGTTTTATGTGGCCTCTTGTAATGACGAGTAGTGATAAAATTCGGGTGCTTCAGGTCGGGCTTTCATATTTTGCTCAGGAATCATCATCCAGCACAGCTTTGCTAATGTCTGCTTCCGCTTTCTCAATAGCCCCGCTCTTGATTCTATTCTTATTTGCCCAGAAGCAGATTATTTCCAGTTTCGTTTCAAGCGGCTTGAAAGGTTAG
- a CDS encoding NAD(+)/NADH kinase, which translates to MKSIGIYYNPLHFTDRSKISKKIKYLRDCGLNVFLLDEQKDAIFSNITYVKKFLRRQIDSVIVFGGDGTMLAIARKILFEGIPLLGFNYGKLGFLSECNKNEFIQIIDKLIHKNYSIEKRDALYCKVNNDQYYAINDIVLSKGNYPKLIGINIYQNNDYLYMLRGDGVIIATPIGSTAYSLSAGGSILHPDCKNFIVTPINPHNQFSKPVVFSSDSNFEIKLESNVKCWLSIDGENTCRVSQLDKINIEKSKYQSYFIKFKNKNFLRILRKKFTLE; encoded by the coding sequence ATGAAATCAATAGGAATTTATTATAATCCTTTGCATTTTACTGATCGGTCTAAGATTTCCAAAAAGATAAAATATTTAAGAGATTGTGGCTTAAATGTTTTTCTCTTAGATGAACAAAAAGATGCGATATTCTCTAACATAACGTATGTAAAAAAATTTCTCAGAAGGCAAATTGATTCTGTAATTGTTTTCGGTGGTGATGGTACAATGTTAGCAATAGCCAGAAAAATCCTCTTTGAAGGAATACCTTTACTGGGATTCAATTACGGAAAATTAGGTTTCCTTTCCGAGTGTAATAAAAATGAGTTCATTCAAATTATTGATAAACTCATACACAAAAATTACTCTATTGAAAAAAGAGATGCCCTTTATTGCAAAGTAAATAATGACCAATATTACGCCATAAACGATATTGTTCTTTCCAAAGGTAACTACCCGAAACTAATCGGTATAAATATTTATCAAAATAATGATTATTTATACATGTTACGGGGGGATGGAGTAATAATCGCAACCCCAATCGGTTCTACAGCCTACTCCCTTTCTGCCGGCGGTTCAATCTTACATCCTGATTGTAAAAATTTTATTGTTACTCCAATCAATCCGCATAATCAATTTTCAAAACCGGTTGTGTTTTCTTCCGATTCAAATTTTGAAATAAAATTGGAGAGTAACGTCAAATGTTGGTTAAGCATTGATGGAGAAAATACTTGCAGAGTATCCCAACTCGACAAAATAAACATAGAAAAATCGAAATATCAATCTTACTTTATAAAATTTAAAAATAAAAATTTTCTCAGAATCTTGAGAAAAAAATTCACTCTGGAATAA
- the rpsT gene encoding 30S ribosomal protein S20 — protein sequence MPSHKSCEKRIRSDAKKRERNHYLKKSIRTLIKKFKSADEKEKMKELLSAIYSIVDKAAKTNVIHKNKAARQKARLTKYYNNY from the coding sequence ATGCCAAGTCATAAATCATGCGAAAAAAGAATAAGATCTGATGCAAAAAAACGTGAGCGAAATCATTATCTAAAAAAGAGCATTAGAACTTTGATTAAAAAGTTTAAATCAGCTGATGAAAAAGAAAAGATGAAAGAGCTTTTATCTGCAATATATTCGATCGTTGACAAAGCTGCCAAAACTAATGTTATTCATAAGAATAAAGCAGCACGTCAAAAAGCACGTTTAACAAAATATTATAACAATTATTAA
- a CDS encoding sugar ABC transporter permease yields the protein MKSKKEFSPFIYILPAAIIVLFFRFIPIVLSFILSFFNWTIRGPEGFIAFENYIKLFKDAQFWHSLINTFYLAVFVVPITLILSLFFANLLNKVKKLSGFFRTTYFIPTVTSLVAISIVWKLIFSPQSGLMNSFLSIFGIHGLGWLSESRGVFDLLLGTVGINLTHWLKILATQTGASFSMLYIIFGGPSLALFAIIIVCIWRGMGYNTIVYLAGLQNIPEIYYEAAEIDGASKFKQFFKITVPLISPTTFYVLLMTTITTFQVFSQVYLMTGPPVGGPLGTTKVIVYYIYDTGLGEAMDLSYASTIALVLFFIILSLTLLQKRLEKKVHY from the coding sequence ATGAAAAGCAAAAAAGAATTTTCACCCTTTATTTACATTTTACCAGCTGCAATTATCGTCCTTTTTTTTCGATTTATACCGATAGTTTTATCTTTTATTTTAAGTTTTTTTAATTGGACGATCAGGGGACCTGAAGGATTTATCGCTTTTGAAAACTATATAAAATTATTTAAAGATGCCCAATTTTGGCATTCCCTAATAAACACATTTTATCTTGCTGTTTTTGTTGTACCAATTACACTTATCCTTTCTTTATTTTTCGCAAACCTTTTAAATAAAGTCAAAAAACTTTCTGGCTTTTTTAGAACTACTTATTTTATTCCCACAGTTACTTCACTTGTTGCAATCTCAATTGTATGGAAGTTAATATTTTCACCTCAAAGCGGTTTGATGAATAGTTTTCTGTCCATTTTTGGAATTCACGGGTTGGGTTGGCTTTCGGAGAGTAGAGGTGTTTTTGATCTTTTACTCGGTACGGTTGGCATTAATCTGACCCATTGGTTAAAAATATTGGCAACACAAACCGGGGCAAGTTTTAGTATGTTATACATCATTTTTGGAGGACCATCATTAGCTCTGTTCGCAATTATTATCGTTTGTATTTGGAGAGGTATGGGATACAATACGATCGTTTACCTCGCCGGATTGCAAAATATTCCGGAAATTTATTATGAAGCCGCCGAAATTGATGGAGCAAGTAAATTTAAACAATTTTTTAAAATAACTGTTCCGCTAATTTCCCCCACAACTTTTTATGTGCTGTTGATGACTACGATTACGACTTTTCAGGTATTTAGTCAGGTGTATTTAATGACTGGTCCACCGGTGGGAGGTCCACTCGGAACAACAAAAGTGATTGTTTATTATATTTATGATACAGGATTAGGGGAGGCTATGGATTTAAGCTATGCGAGCACAATTGCTCTCGTTTTGTTTTTCATAATTCTCAGTCTGACTTTACTTCAAAAAAGATTAGAAAAGAAAGTACATTATTAA